Within Macaca nemestrina isolate mMacNem1 chromosome 12, mMacNem.hap1, whole genome shotgun sequence, the genomic segment aggaggcagaagagaggaagagggctCAGTTGACCTGGCCCCAGTCCCTCCTTCCAGAATCCGGAGCTCCAGTTGAGGCCCAGGGAGAATCACCTTCCTAGGATCTCCAGCAGCTCAGCCACACCATTGAAGTGCTCGAACTCATAGATGAACCTGCAAGAGAAGAACGCAGGCGGGCTCAAAGCAAGCAGGGTAGGCCCAGTGCCCCCTTAGGCATCCTGCCTGCCCACCCTCACCCGCACAGCACGCTCATCCAACTCCCCCCAGCCCAGAGGCCATGCTCCCTTCCCAACATCCCAAACCAGGCCCCATTGAGATCCCCGCCCCCCACACTGAAATGCCCTTCTCAGCCCAGCCACCTCTGCCACTGAGTCCCAAGCTCTTGCCAGTCAACCAAGAGAATGACAAACACTTGGCACATCTACTCTGTGCCACGTAAGTCTCAAAATTATCCAGGGAGATGGGGCTTATGAAATCCATCACACGgatgaagaaaccaagactcGGCGGTTAAATGAAACAACCCTAATGTTAATAGGCAGGGAATCTAACAGACTTCAAGGTACTGGAGGACAGGGATCATGGCTCACCCATTTTGTAGCTAAAAACAGTAacaactggccgggcacggtggctcaagcctgtaatcccagcactttgggaggccgagacgggcggatcacgaggtcaggagatcgagactatcctggctaatacggtgaaaccccgtctctactaaaaaatacaaaaaaaactagccgggcgaggtggcgggcgcctgtagtcccagctactcgggaggctgaggcaggagaatggcgtaaacctgggaggcggagctctcagtgagctgagatccggccactgcactccagcctgggcgacagagcgagactccgtctcaaaaaaaaaaaaaccaaaaacaaacaaacaaacaaaaaacaataacaactaaTGTTTCAGAGTCCAAGCCTCAGTCCAGTAGCTATGCTGAGTGCTTTGGAGGCAAGGCCCCATGTCATCTTGATGGTGGTCCCTGAGTTAGTACAAGCAGCACCCCCATTTTTATCTTatctttgagatggaatctcaccctgtcgcccaggcaggagtgcagtggcacaatcttgccttactgcaacctccacctcccaggctcaagggattctcctgcctcagcctcccaagtagctggtattacaggtgtttaccaccacactcagctaattttcgtatttttagtagagaccgggtttcaccatagtggccaggctggtcttgaactcctgatctcaagtgatctgcccacctccgactcccaaagtgctgggattacaggcatgagccactgcaccctgccagcattcccattttaaagacgAGCAAACTAGGAGAGAgcttaagtaatttgcccaagttcACCCAAATGTTGGAACCAAACTCAAACGTAGGCTATATTGCTTCAGAGCCATGGTCTCAACTATAAGGCCATGTGAGCCTTGATACCCAGTGTGTGCTGGTGCTCAGTGCACATTTGCAGAAAGAACCTCTCTCTGGGTCCTTATGGCTTGATAAAGGTCAAAAGATTTAGCTCCTAGGCCCCCGGACTGACCCAGTCCCTGCAAACCAGTTCATCTCTCTCGGCCTctactttctcatctgtaaaatggaaataaataccCATTCTCTGCCGGCTTCACAGACTTTGTATAATCAATATGTATTACGTTACTGAGAAACGGCTTGGAAAACAGAAGTTCCACAAGGGCCCCTGCAGCCCAGGAGCCTTTGCTTTTTGCTGTAgcagtgttcttttttttctttccttttcttttttttttttttttccgagacgcagtctccctctgtcgcccgggctggagtgcagtggcatgatctcggctcactgcaaactctacctcctgggttcaagtaattcttgtctcagcctcctgagtagctgggattacaggtgcctaccaccatgcccggctaatgtttgtatttttattagagacagggttttaccatgttgaccaggttggtctcaaactcctcaccttaggtgatccacccacctcagcctcccaaagcactggcattacgggcatgagccaccacacacggccttTGCCGCAGTCTTCTAACAGCCCTCTTGCCCTCTCCAGGTCTCTGCTGGGCAGGCAGCAGCCACTCACCGGAGGAAGATGTGGTTGCACTGTTTGCGGATGTAGGCCCGGAGACCCAGGAACTTGCCGTAGACCCGGTGCAGGATGGTCTTGAGGTACTCACGCTCCCGGGGGTCCTCACTGTCAAATAGCTCCAGGAGCTATAGGAACCAgagtcagggtcagggtcaggggaAAGGTCCACCCCAGGTTGCTTCCATCCTATCCCTGGCCCCTCAGAGAGCCTGCCCCTGCCTTGTGGTACCACCCAGCCTGGGCTCCCCACTTCACCATCAGGACAAACTTTTGATCCACATATCTCTTGGCCACGGAGGGCTGGAAGTCTGGGCTCTCCAAGAAACGCAGGAAAAACTCATATACcagctgggggagggggacagacaAAAAGGTGAGTTCAGTAACAGCCTCACCCACTCATTCCACCCTATGGCCCTCATCCAACCGTCTAGGGGTTAAAGAGGCCCTTTCCCCATGCCTTGGATCTCTCCGAAACTTGGATCTCTGTCTTCCCCAACCCTTCGGACCTGCAGGTGTGGCCACGAAGGCTCAAGGTTGGGCTCATCCTCTTCAGGGTCAAATTCAGGGTTCTCACTGGGCGGCAGAGTCCGGAAGATATTCACTGAGATCTGAGTGGCAGAGGTGGGGTTCATTAAGGAAAAGCCCTTGAAGCCGGAAGCCAGGGAGTCCCTCATTcaaaattctttcttcctttctttttttttttctttcccaagacaaggtctcgctctgttgcccaagctggagcacagtggtgcaatcttgactcactgcaacctcaacctcccaggctcaagccatccttccacctcagccctctgagtagctggactacagtagcacaccaccatgcccggcaaattttttgtttgtagtGATGTAGTCTCactgtcaggctggtctcgaaccccttgcctcaagtgatcctcttgcctcagcccaaagtgctgggattacagatgtgagctgctGCTCCCGGCCCTCATTCAAAGTTCTAACAGGTTGATTTCAGCACCTGCCCCAGCAAGCAGTTCATTCCTTGGGCAATCATCACCTGAACGCCTAGTTCGTGCAAGACCTGGGCCAGGGGCTGGGAACCCAAGGGTGAATGGGACACATCCCTGCCTTCTAGGCAGGTGCAATCCAGTGGGGAGAACAAGGTTGGAAGCTGTGAGGTCTACGGGCAGGAAAAGAGAGATTTCCAGCTTGGGCATTGAGAGCAGCTTCTCGGCAGAGGCAGCACCTGAGCCAGGCCACGGATGGTAAGGGGTGTGGGGTAGAGCACTCCAGGCCTCAGGCAAGTATAAGCAAAGGTGTGAAGGTGGGGCAGGCCCGGAGGCATTCAGTGGGTGTCGGGCAGCAGCGGGTCACGGGGAAGGAGGACGTGGACTAAGGCCAAGCCGATGAGTGCAGGGTTATTCTCCACGCAGGGGTCCTGTGGACAGGTCACGGGGCTCACGCACCCTCTTGGCTGACCCTCGGAGCCTGGGTGGCAGGTGCTTACCATGCGGATGATGTCTGGGTAGACGGGCTCGATGAGGACACCCCGGGTACTCCCCACACACTCCACCAGCTCGTTGAGGGCCGCCCGCTTCACCTCCTTCCCCTTGAGGTCAGCCACACAGTCCAAGAAGTCAAACATCACCCCACACTGGGCAAGCTTCCGGCTCAGCAGCTCGTGCAGCTCAGAAGCTGGCACatctggggaggggagggcatcCTGAGCCTGAACCCCAGCTCCCCCCGCTGCCCCAGCTCTGGGTGGGACAGACCCTCCTAATCTCCAGGGCAGTCTCTGCTGCCCCCAGCCCCCATGCTCTTGTGCCATCTCCTGCTCCTTGCAGACGGCAGACAACTACTGTCCCTTCCTCCGTTCCTGGGGGTTGAGGGTTGCTTTTCTTCCTCCTAATCCAGGCTCAGAGAGTACGGTGGCCCGATTTTTAAAACGAGATCACAAATCCTGGATGCAGAGGCTTTCCACAGGTGCCCCAAACAGCTGCTGCTTCCCTCTCAGGTGGCACCCTGTTCTAAGGGCCAGAAATGGGGAGGGGTTCAGGGCCAAGGATCTCTATGGTGTCCTCAGGCTTGGCCAGTCTGGCCCCTGTGGcccagggctggggaagggagcTACGTGGTGATCCCAGGGAACCCTGCCAAGAGCCTGCTCCAGGGATCCGGCAGCTGGCTGGGCTGATAGTGGCCCCTGGAACCCAGGCTATGGGCCCCACCCTTGGCCCTGGTCTGCCCCTAGGGTGGCGCCACCTTCGGATGTCCCACCTCCAAGGATGACAGGCCAGTCAGGCCATGCGTCAGCAGAGAGGGCTGGAGGGCTGGGGTCAGTTCTGATGGCATAGAACCTAGCCTGGAGGGGTATCCAAACTCTCTCTCTTGGCAGTTGCCTgctgcctcccaccccaccccacggCCCTGCTGGTCCCCTCGGGGGCTCGGTTCCCCTGGTGGCCAGCAGCCAGCTCACCTTTGAGCAGGGGCAGTGGCGTGAGCTCCTGCTGGTTGCTCTGATAGCGGAACTGAGAGGAGCTGTGGGAGCGCCGGGGCCGGGCTCTGCGGAGCGAACGGCGGGAGAAGCCGTCCACCTTGTCGGGTGGGGGCACAGGCGACAGCCCGGGGGAGGAGGGGCTGGTGGGGGTGCTTGCAGGGGGCAGCTTCGTCTCCATGGCGGTCAGGCGGCAGGTCAAGCTTTCAGAGCCCCGGGGGTTCTCTCTGGGCCTGGGAGGTGCTGGGTGAGACTGGACAGACTAACTTGGTCCCATCCTGTCCGGtcgtgggggggggggggggcacaaCCACAGTCCTGGGCCCCCCCCCAGGGCCTCCGGCAACTGCCCAGTCCTGGGGGGCAGGCAGGGTAGAAAGGAGGATGGCTCAGGCCTCAGATCCTTCCTAGGGGTCCTGAAGAGTCCAGTTAGGGTTCCCACCCTGGCTCTTTTGAAAACGAAGTCAGGCAGAAAGGTCagcaagaaagagacagagaaagcccGTCAGTTCCTCAGGAGAGCCGGCAGGCTGTGTGGAGCGCCAGGTCTTTTCCCTCCTATCCTTGCCCAGACCCTAAAATAGGGGTGCAGCCCCCTCCCATCCTGGACATGTTCCTCCCTTCTCTCAGACAGAAAGGCTCCAAAACAACCCCTCCCAGAATAGGGCCTATCCCCCAAGCCAGCCCCGACTCAGAATGGAGCCCCGATCGTCATCCCTGCCCTTTTCAGAATGGAACGCATCGCTGCTCCACTAACCCCGGCCTCTTGGGACAACCCCAAGACTGGAGGTGCTGTCCCGATGCCACCCCGCTCCTAGAACCCGGCACCCTCCCCCACCTCAGCTCCTCCTTCCTGGCCCCCCAAACCTCATGGGGTGGGGGACACTCACTTCTCGGAAACCCAGACTTCGGTCGCCAACCCGCGGGGGCTGCCCGTGGGGAGGGCGACAGCCGTTCAGGGCCCCTTCGTAGCGGTTCCGCTCGGGGCGCTGGGGCTGGGCGGCGGCGCTCCTGGGTTCTCTCCCGGGCTCCGGGGGGGCTGGAGCATGCCCCCAACTCAGCCCCGGGCCGGGACCGGGCGCTCGGCGGGCTCTGCACCGGCCTTCGCAGCGCGCGGATCTCCGCTGAAGTCCTGGGACTCCGACCCAGCGCGGTGCAGCGCAGCGGGAGCCCCGGCTCGGCTCCGTGCGCACCGGCACCCGCCGCCCAGCTGCTCAGGATGACATCAAGTCACCTCCCCCCGCCCGGCCCGCACCTCCCCGCGGGCTGAAAGTGGGGGCTGCGTCAGGAAGGCCCGGGGCCGCTGGGAGATGTAGTCCCCGTGCCGTTTAAAGTGAGCTGCCAGACCAAAGGGGACACCCTTGAGGGCAGACTCTGGGGTGAAGGCCGAAGCTTTTGAAGCCAGAGAACAGAGTGGGATGGGCTCTAGCTGGGGGCGGGAAGCGTGGATTCTGGAAGGGAGGCAGAACAGCGAAAGAGGAGGGCTTAGGAGTTTGCACCAGAAAAGTGGGGTGATGCCAGGACACTGACAGGAAGGAGTCGCAGCCAGCTACGCCAGGCCCACAGATTTGGCCTGGGCCTTCTATGCCCTAGGCCATCCCCCTAGGAACCTCACCCTCACCCCAGAACCAAGAGACACTTCAGAAACCCCTTGGAAACCAGCACTGGACTAGTTAAAAGTCTTCGATGAGTCAGTGCTTGCTGGGAGGGGTGTGGTGCACTCAAGGCTGCTGGGAAATGCAGTCCATCCTCAGGCCTGCAGTCCCCCTCCCGTCCCTTGCTGTCTATAGTGACATCATGGTCTCCGGTTTAAAGGGCCAGTCCTGGAGTGGCAAAGCCCGAGAGGAGGTTTTCTCCTGGAGCTGCCACCTCATCCCAGGCAGCCTGGCCTTCCCGGATGCA encodes:
- the LOC105469541 gene encoding serine/threonine-protein phosphatase 2A 56 kDa regulatory subunit beta isoform; translation: METKLPPASTPTSPSSPGLSPVPPPDKVDGFSRRSLRRARPRRSHSSSQFRYQSNQQELTPLPLLKDVPASELHELLSRKLAQCGVMFDFLDCVADLKGKEVKRAALNELVECVGSTRGVLIEPVYPDIIRMISVNIFRTLPPSENPEFDPEEDEPNLEPSWPHLQLVYEFFLRFLESPDFQPSVAKRYVDQKFVLMLLELFDSEDPREREYLKTILHRVYGKFLGLRAYIRKQCNHIFLRFIYEFEHFNGVAELLEILGSIINGFALPLKTEHKQFLVRVLIPLHSVKSLSVFHAQLAYCVVQFLEKDATLTEHVIRGLLKYWPKTCTQKEVMFLGEMEEILDVIEPSQFVKIQEPLFKQVARCVSSPHFQVAERALYFWNNEYILSLIEDNCHTVLPAVFGTLYQVSKEHWNQTIVSLIYNVLKTFMEMNGKLFDELTASYKLEKQQEQQKAQERQELWQGLEELRLRRLQGTQGAKEAPLQRLTPQVATSGGQS